A stretch of the Paenibacillus dendritiformis genome encodes the following:
- a CDS encoding ABC-F family ATP-binding cassette domain-containing protein has protein sequence MHIMTIEELGKSYGDKILFRDVSFGIEEGDRFGIIGVNGTGKSTFLRTIAGWEQPEQGKVLSGSRITIRFVPQEPEFDPEATILDQVLGGDAPDMTAVRVYTEALERAAQRPGDEAAQAALIRATDDMDRLQAWQLESEAKSILSRLGLVQFGAKMGELSGGQRKRVALAAALIHPADLLLLDEPTNHIDNDTVTWLETMLQKRSGALLMITHDRYFLDRVANRIVELDRGRAFFYEANYTRFLELKADREAREAASEDKRQNLLRQELAWIRRGARARTTKQKARIERFEALQKQEGPGQNGQVDISAASARLGKKIMEIDGLKATLAERTLFEGLSYIAVPEDRIGIIGPNGSGKSTLLRIMAGEREPDGGSLVLGPTVRIGFFTQEHAEMDESMRVIEYIREAAETVRTADGDSITAAQMLERFLFEPAMQWTVIGKLSGGEKRRLQLLRMLMEAPNVLLLDEPTNDLDVQTLAVLEDYLDEFPGVVIAVSHDRYFLDRVAERIWSFEDGAIRQHVGNYSEYMEWKSRHGKEAGEPKPKAQTPAEAAPAGKSERPERKPRLKMSYKEEREYERIEDDIMEAEEHIQQIQREMELAFSDSARLQELMKEESAAQQRLEALMERWTYLSELAEQIEAEKQK, from the coding sequence ATGCATATCATGACGATAGAAGAGCTGGGCAAAAGCTATGGCGACAAAATACTGTTCCGGGATGTATCCTTCGGCATCGAGGAAGGGGATCGCTTCGGCATTATCGGCGTCAACGGGACGGGGAAATCGACCTTTCTGCGCACAATCGCGGGTTGGGAGCAGCCCGAGCAAGGAAAGGTGCTGTCCGGCAGCCGGATTACGATCCGCTTCGTGCCGCAGGAGCCTGAATTCGATCCGGAGGCGACCATTCTGGATCAGGTGCTGGGCGGAGACGCTCCCGACATGACGGCGGTGCGCGTATATACGGAAGCGCTGGAACGGGCCGCCCAACGGCCGGGAGATGAAGCGGCGCAGGCGGCCTTGATCCGGGCGACCGATGATATGGATCGGCTTCAGGCCTGGCAGTTGGAGAGCGAGGCGAAGTCGATTCTGTCCCGGCTTGGACTAGTCCAATTCGGAGCCAAGATGGGGGAATTGTCCGGCGGGCAGCGCAAGCGCGTCGCCCTCGCGGCGGCGCTGATCCATCCGGCGGATCTGCTTCTGCTTGACGAGCCGACGAACCATATCGATAACGACACGGTCACTTGGCTCGAGACGATGCTGCAGAAGCGAAGCGGCGCGCTGCTGATGATTACGCATGACCGCTATTTCCTGGATCGGGTAGCGAACCGGATCGTGGAGCTGGATCGGGGACGGGCGTTCTTCTATGAAGCCAATTATACACGCTTCCTGGAGCTCAAGGCAGACCGCGAGGCGCGGGAAGCGGCGTCGGAGGACAAGCGCCAGAATCTGCTCCGTCAGGAGCTGGCCTGGATCCGGCGCGGCGCGAGAGCGCGGACGACGAAGCAGAAGGCCCGGATTGAGCGCTTCGAGGCGCTGCAGAAGCAGGAGGGACCGGGGCAGAACGGGCAAGTGGACATCTCGGCAGCCTCCGCTCGTCTCGGGAAAAAAATTATGGAGATAGACGGCCTCAAGGCCACGCTGGCGGAGCGGACGCTGTTCGAGGGGCTCAGCTATATCGCCGTGCCGGAGGACCGCATCGGCATCATCGGCCCGAATGGAAGCGGCAAGTCGACGCTGCTGCGCATCATGGCCGGCGAACGCGAGCCGGACGGCGGTTCGCTTGTGCTCGGGCCGACGGTCCGCATCGGCTTCTTCACCCAGGAGCATGCCGAGATGGACGAGTCGATGCGGGTGATTGAATACATCCGCGAAGCGGCGGAGACGGTTCGCACGGCCGACGGCGATTCCATAACAGCGGCGCAAATGCTGGAGCGGTTCCTGTTCGAGCCTGCGATGCAGTGGACGGTGATCGGCAAGCTCTCCGGGGGAGAGAAGCGGCGCTTGCAGCTGCTTCGCATGCTGATGGAAGCGCCGAATGTGCTGCTGCTCGACGAGCCGACGAACGATCTGGACGTACAGACGCTTGCCGTGCTGGAAGATTATTTGGACGAGTTCCCGGGCGTGGTGATCGCGGTCTCTCATGATCGCTATTTCCTGGATCGCGTCGCTGAACGGATCTGGTCGTTCGAAGATGGCGCCATCCGCCAGCATGTCGGGAACTATAGCGAGTATATGGAATGGAAGTCGCGGCACGGGAAGGAGGCCGGCGAGCCGAAGCCGAAGGCGCAGACGCCGGCGGAAGCCGCCCCGGCAGGCAAATCGGAACGTCCGGAACGGAAGCCGAGACTAAAAATGTCGTATAAGGAAGAACGCGAATATGAGCGGATTGAAGACGACATTATGGAGGCGGAGGAGCACATTCAACAGATCCAGCGGGAGATGGAGCTGGCATTCAGCGATTCGGCGCGGCTGCAGGAATTGATGAAGGAAGAAAGCGCGGCCCAGCAGCGGCTTGAAGCCTTGATGGAGCGCTGGACTTATCTGAGCGAGCTCGCGGAACAGATCGAGGCGGAAAAGCAGAAGTAA
- a CDS encoding acryloyl-CoA reductase codes for MKEPFSALVVDKTADGEVHAAVGEQTLADLPEGSVTIRVAYSGVNFKDALACSADGHIVKTYPFVPGIDLSGIVAASDDSRFTPGQRVLVTGYELGVSHFGGLSEYARVPGDWIVPLPEGLSLRDAMAFGTAGLTAAMAVERLERHGLRPGDGPVLVTGASGGVGSLAIAMLAQLGCEVVAASGKPELSDALRRLGAASVVSRDDWRPERPRALDKQRWAGVVDVCGGGILAAAVASTKYGGAVAATGMTAGGDWPASVFPFILRGITLYGIDSVYARHELRLKLWIRMASAWRDAVRFDGWVRELRLEDVPDYARMMREGGISGRAIVRLSGDEE; via the coding sequence ATGAAAGAACCATTCTCTGCCCTGGTCGTCGACAAGACCGCAGACGGCGAGGTCCATGCCGCCGTGGGGGAACAAACGCTTGCCGATCTGCCGGAAGGCAGCGTGACGATACGCGTCGCTTATTCGGGCGTCAACTTCAAGGATGCCCTCGCCTGCTCGGCGGACGGGCATATCGTCAAGACTTATCCGTTCGTGCCGGGCATCGATCTGTCCGGCATCGTCGCCGCGAGCGACGATTCGCGCTTCACGCCGGGACAGCGCGTTCTCGTCACCGGATATGAGCTCGGGGTGTCGCATTTCGGCGGACTGAGCGAATATGCACGGGTTCCCGGCGATTGGATCGTGCCGCTGCCGGAAGGGTTAAGCTTGCGCGATGCGATGGCTTTCGGCACGGCCGGCCTGACGGCGGCGATGGCCGTCGAGCGCCTGGAGCGGCACGGCTTGCGCCCTGGCGACGGACCGGTGCTCGTCACCGGCGCCAGCGGCGGCGTCGGCTCGCTGGCGATCGCCATGCTGGCGCAGCTTGGCTGCGAGGTCGTCGCAGCCAGCGGGAAGCCGGAGCTAAGCGATGCGCTCCGGCGCCTCGGAGCCGCCAGCGTCGTATCCCGCGACGACTGGCGGCCGGAACGCCCGCGCGCGCTGGACAAGCAGCGCTGGGCTGGCGTCGTGGACGTCTGCGGAGGCGGCATCCTGGCCGCCGCAGTCGCTTCCACGAAGTATGGCGGCGCCGTGGCCGCCACGGGCATGACGGCGGGCGGCGATTGGCCCGCCAGCGTATTTCCGTTCATTCTGCGGGGCATCACGCTCTACGGCATCGATTCCGTCTACGCGCGGCATGAGCTCCGGTTGAAGCTGTGGATCCGCATGGCCTCCGCTTGGCGCGATGCCGTCCGCTTCGATGGCTGGGTGCGGGAGCTCCGGCTGGAGGACGTGCCGGACTATGCGCGGATGATGAGAGAAGGCGGCATTTCCGGCCGCGCCATCGTCCGCCTGAGCGGAGACGAAGAATGA
- a CDS encoding STM3941 family protein: MHSHSGAEKLYPSKRKMMPILLGSALFVTAGIFLMNAEEGFAVAVGAICACFFAVTLAYSLWRILSPRPSLILHEQGFVDNASLSGVGEVNWEEVTDIYVYPFMNQRFIGIKVGKPDRVLAPLPSWKRMLLRANRGMVEATVNLPAVAFAEPLDDVARRLRERWEQFKRDQGRA; encoded by the coding sequence ATGCATTCGCATTCGGGAGCCGAAAAGTTGTATCCGAGCAAGCGAAAAATGATGCCTATCCTGCTCGGCTCGGCGTTGTTCGTCACGGCAGGGATATTCCTCATGAATGCCGAGGAAGGCTTTGCGGTCGCGGTAGGGGCCATCTGCGCCTGCTTCTTCGCCGTAACGCTCGCCTATTCCCTGTGGCGCATTCTCTCACCGCGCCCTTCCCTTATCCTCCATGAACAAGGGTTCGTGGACAATGCCTCGCTCAGCGGCGTGGGCGAAGTGAATTGGGAGGAAGTGACCGATATTTACGTCTACCCATTCATGAATCAACGCTTCATCGGCATCAAGGTCGGGAAGCCTGATCGCGTGCTGGCTCCTCTTCCATCCTGGAAGCGCATGCTTCTTCGCGCCAATCGCGGCATGGTTGAGGCGACGGTGAATCTGCCGGCCGTCGCGTTCGCGGAGCCGCTGGACGACGTGGCCCGGAGGCTGCGCGAGCGGTGGGAGCAGTTCAAGCGGGACCAAGGCCGGGCATAG
- the pepF gene encoding oligoendopeptidase F, with protein MQQLMKRSEVPQEYRWKLQDLFGSRAEWDKEYELVLQLVDKMKQYHGKLNEASALKACFELEDDISLHTERLYVYASMSHHEDTADPVYQALSEKAKQLSVKVGEALSFITPEVLSLSDEELDRLIADPSLSAYRFTLVEMKRQKAHVLSKGEEALLAQVGNLSKAPETIYSMLNNADMKFPKIKNEKGEEVELTHGRYIQFLESRNRDVRRAAFEGVYSTYRKQRNTIAATLSANVTKNLFYARARKYPSALEMYLFGDNIPKEVYTNLIRTIHKHLPLMHRYMKLRKQLLQVDELHMYDLFAPVVEEFDMDITFEEAKKIVKESLKPLGENYLTALQEGFDNGWIDVYENEGKRTGAYSWGAYGTHPYVLLNHKDNLNSMFTLTHEMGHALHSYYSDNNLPYRDAQYTIFLAEVASTLNEALLMDYMLKKTSDKKEKMYLLAYYIDQFRTTVFRQTMFAEFELLIHEHAEKGEALTPQLLCEIYYDLNKKYYGDDMVVDQDIEMEWARIPHFYTSFYVYKYATGFSAAQSFAKQILDEGQPAVDRYLGFLKSGGSDYSINILQKAGVDMSAPTPIEEGMSLLESLIEEMEKMAADK; from the coding sequence ATGCAGCAATTGATGAAACGCTCGGAAGTTCCGCAGGAATACCGCTGGAAGCTGCAAGACCTGTTCGGCTCCCGGGCTGAATGGGATAAGGAATATGAACTCGTGCTTCAATTGGTCGACAAAATGAAGCAGTACCACGGCAAGCTGAATGAAGCCTCCGCGCTCAAGGCATGCTTTGAGCTGGAAGACGATATTTCCCTACATACGGAACGTTTATATGTATACGCCAGCATGAGCCATCACGAGGATACAGCCGATCCGGTCTATCAAGCGCTGTCCGAGAAAGCGAAGCAACTGTCCGTAAAAGTCGGCGAAGCGCTGTCGTTCATTACGCCGGAGGTTCTGTCCTTGTCCGACGAGGAGCTGGATCGCCTGATTGCCGATCCTTCCCTGTCCGCCTACCGCTTCACGCTCGTCGAGATGAAGCGCCAGAAGGCCCATGTGCTGAGCAAAGGCGAAGAAGCCCTGCTCGCGCAGGTCGGCAATCTGTCGAAGGCGCCGGAGACGATTTACAGCATGCTGAACAATGCGGACATGAAGTTCCCGAAAATAAAAAATGAAAAGGGCGAGGAAGTGGAATTGACGCATGGCCGTTACATCCAGTTCCTGGAGAGCCGCAACCGCGACGTGCGCCGGGCTGCTTTCGAAGGCGTCTACTCTACATACCGCAAACAGCGCAACACGATTGCGGCTACGCTCAGCGCCAACGTAACCAAAAATCTGTTCTACGCGCGGGCGCGCAAGTATCCTTCCGCCCTGGAAATGTACCTGTTCGGGGACAATATTCCGAAAGAGGTTTACACCAATCTGATTCGCACGATTCACAAGCATCTGCCGCTCATGCATCGCTACATGAAGCTTCGCAAGCAGCTGCTTCAGGTCGACGAGCTGCATATGTACGATCTGTTCGCGCCGGTGGTCGAAGAGTTCGATATGGACATTACGTTCGAGGAAGCGAAAAAGATCGTCAAGGAGAGCCTGAAGCCGCTCGGCGAGAATTACCTGACAGCGCTCCAGGAAGGGTTCGATAACGGCTGGATCGACGTGTACGAGAACGAGGGCAAGCGGACCGGCGCTTACAGCTGGGGCGCTTACGGCACCCACCCGTACGTGCTTCTGAATCATAAAGACAATCTGAACAGCATGTTCACGCTGACCCATGAGATGGGCCATGCATTGCACTCGTATTACTCGGACAACAATCTGCCGTACCGCGACGCGCAGTATACGATCTTCCTCGCGGAAGTGGCGTCGACGCTGAATGAGGCGCTGCTGATGGACTACATGCTGAAGAAGACCAGCGACAAAAAAGAAAAAATGTATCTGCTCGCCTACTATATCGATCAATTCCGCACGACGGTGTTCCGCCAGACGATGTTCGCCGAGTTCGAATTGCTTATCCACGAGCATGCCGAGAAGGGCGAGGCGCTCACGCCGCAGCTCCTGTGCGAGATTTACTATGATCTGAACAAAAAGTATTATGGCGACGATATGGTTGTCGATCAAGACATCGAGATGGAATGGGCTCGCATTCCGCATTTTTATACGAGCTTCTACGTGTACAAATACGCGACCGGCTTCTCGGCCGCGCAAAGCTTCGCCAAGCAGATTCTCGATGAAGGCCAGCCGGCGGTTGACCGCTACCTCGGCTTCCTGAAGAGCGGCGGAAGCGATTATTCGATTAACATTCTTCAAAAGGCGGGCGTCGACATGTCCGCGCCGACGCCGATTGAGGAAGGCATGAGCCTGCTGGAATCGCTGATTGAAGAAATGGAAAAGATGGCTGCAGACAAATAA
- a CDS encoding M42 family metallopeptidase has protein sequence MTQPHSLSPQPLRADIDENYVASVLMELLNTPSPTGYTHHVMKRIEVEATQLGYSFELTRKGCGVIRVRGTNRDSGKVIGLSAHVDTLGAMVRSIHSDGTLRLTSIGGFMMQSMENEYCQIHARSGKVYTGTIMSNHPSVHVYSDARDYRREEANMIVRIDEPVHSKQDTEQLGIRTGDYVSFDARPVRLPNGYIKSRHLDDKASVSALFGLLESMKRTGWQPLHDTVIFITNYEEIGHGASYIPQEITEMIAIDMGCIGDDLACKETDVSICAKDSSGPYDYMMTSRLIALAEREGIDYAVDVYPHYGSDASAALRGGNNIRAALIGPGVHASHAMERTHLKAVLNTARLAAAYITEA, from the coding sequence ATGACTCAACCACACTCCCTGTCACCCCAGCCGCTGCGCGCCGACATTGACGAGAACTATGTCGCCTCCGTGCTCATGGAATTGCTGAACACCCCGTCTCCGACGGGCTACACCCATCATGTCATGAAGCGGATTGAAGTCGAAGCCACGCAGCTTGGTTATTCCTTCGAGTTGACCCGCAAAGGCTGCGGCGTCATTCGCGTCCGGGGAACGAACCGTGACAGCGGCAAGGTGATCGGCTTGTCCGCCCACGTCGATACGTTGGGCGCCATGGTCCGATCGATTCATAGCGACGGCACGCTACGCCTCACATCCATAGGCGGATTCATGATGCAATCGATGGAGAATGAATATTGCCAAATTCATGCCCGCAGCGGCAAAGTCTATACAGGCACGATTATGAGCAATCATCCGTCTGTGCATGTATATTCCGATGCCCGCGACTACCGCCGCGAGGAAGCGAACATGATCGTGCGCATCGACGAGCCGGTGCATTCGAAGCAGGATACGGAGCAGCTCGGCATCCGCACCGGGGATTACGTATCGTTCGACGCCCGCCCGGTGCGGCTACCGAACGGCTATATCAAATCCCGCCATCTGGATGACAAAGCGAGCGTCTCCGCCTTGTTCGGCTTGCTGGAGAGCATGAAGCGCACAGGCTGGCAGCCTCTTCACGATACCGTCATCTTTATTACCAATTATGAAGAAATCGGCCATGGCGCTTCGTATATTCCCCAGGAAATAACCGAAATGATCGCCATCGACATGGGTTGCATCGGCGATGATCTCGCTTGCAAGGAAACCGACGTCTCGATCTGCGCCAAAGATTCGTCCGGCCCTTACGATTACATGATGACGAGCCGGCTGATTGCATTGGCTGAACGGGAAGGCATCGACTACGCCGTTGACGTCTATCCGCACTACGGTTCGGACGCATCCGCGGCCCTGCGCGGCGGCAATAATATCCGCGCCGCGCTCATCGGTCCGGGCGTGCATGCGTCCCATGCGATGGAGCGCACCCATTTGAAGGCCGTGCTGAATACGGCCCGGCTCGCCGCGGCGTATATTACAGAAGCATAA
- a CDS encoding LapA family protein codes for MRIQWSLIAGLIFALITAIFAVINVNPVQVNLLFGTFEVPLILLILGCTLLGAIIVGSYSIYLQYRSQKKIQQLEQQLAQLSPEGIAADTEMPLPPANEEVQGFTSEKRNQEDLA; via the coding sequence ATGCGCATTCAATGGTCCTTGATAGCAGGGCTTATCTTCGCCTTGATTACCGCCATCTTTGCCGTAATCAACGTGAATCCGGTACAAGTCAATCTGTTGTTCGGCACCTTCGAGGTGCCGCTCATCTTATTGATTCTCGGCTGCACGCTGCTGGGCGCCATCATTGTCGGCTCCTACAGCATCTATTTACAGTACCGATCGCAGAAGAAAATACAACAGTTGGAGCAGCAGCTTGCCCAACTGTCGCCGGAGGGAATCGCAGCGGATACGGAAATGCCGCTTCCGCCGGCCAACGAGGAGGTTCAAGGATTTACGTCCGAGAAGCGAAATCAGGAGGACCTGGCATAG
- a CDS encoding cold shock domain-containing protein translates to MTLFTCKGGLCEEVLNLKGTVKWFNAEKGYGFIQVENGDDVFVHYSAIQGDGFKSLDEGQAVEFEISEGNRGPQAANVIKL, encoded by the coding sequence ATGACATTATTCACCTGTAAGGGTGGATTATGTGAGGAGGTTTTGAATTTGAAAGGTACGGTAAAATGGTTTAACGCAGAAAAAGGCTACGGATTCATTCAAGTGGAAAACGGTGACGATGTATTCGTACACTACTCCGCAATCCAAGGCGATGGATTCAAGAGCTTGGATGAAGGCCAAGCGGTAGAATTCGAAATTTCCGAAGGAAACCGTGGTCCACAAGCTGCTAATGTCATTAAATTATAA